Proteins encoded by one window of Vitis vinifera cultivar Pinot Noir 40024 chromosome 10, ASM3070453v1:
- the LOC100252820 gene encoding patatin-like protein 3: MVKRKIAHAWLLAHVPTQVPPIKPLPSDPIFLIHPHFLLSSISVSFLFTKHIHSRIAMAAISTSPMIDSSLDPSFDVDKLTCEIFSILENKFLFGYDDSKLLQNQTPNKPLAGKVAILSIDGGGATDGILAARSLAHLEASLRHKSGNPNARISDYFDVVAGSGAGGILAALLFTRGKDGGPLFSADEALRFLVENRRRIFRAPPAGVLRRMFRPAKAEKVFQRAFGEATLKDTLKSVLITCYDLSTRAPFLFSRADALEIDGYDFKMKDVCVATSSDPTVAGGVELRSVDRGTRIMAVDGRIAMNNPTAAAITHVLNNKQEFPFCNSVGDLLVVSLGNGESDSGAGNLSSTASELVRIAGEGASDMVDQAVSMAFGESRATNYVRIQGNAMLGKRHSNGLKDSKQLVGMTEEMLEQKNVESVLFSGKKLVEKTNSEKLQWFAAEIMKEKERRKTSILPTVVLKQASHSPRTSSATTLSSMSSN; the protein is encoded by the exons ATGGtcaaaagaaaaattgcacACGCTTGGTTACTAGCCCACGTACCCACCCAAGTTCCTCCTATAAAACCACTCCCGTCTGATCCCATCTTCCTCATTCATCCtcactttcttctttcttctatttctgtttctttccttttcacAAAGCATATACATTCCAGAATAGCAATGGCGGCAATTTCCACTTCTCCCATGATTGACTCATCTTTAGACCCATCTTTCGACGTTGACAAGCTCACCTGTGAAATCTTCTCCATTCTCGAAAACAAGTTCCTTTTCGGCTACGATGATTCCAAGCTTCTACAGAACCAAACCCCAAATAAACCACTCGCCGGCAAAGTCGCCATTCTCAGCATTGACGGAGGCGGGGCCACCGATGGCATTCTAGCCGCTAGGTCACTCGCCCACCTCGAGGCCTCCCTCCGCCACAAGTCCGGCAACCCCAACGCCCGGATTTCTGACTACTTCGACGTGGTCGCCGGCTCTGGCGCTGGCGGCATTCTTGCCGCTCTGCTCTTCACTAGAGGAAAAGACGGCGGCCCCTTGTTCAGCGCCGATGAGGCTCTGAGGTTCCTTGTGGAGAACCGCAGGAGGATTTTCAGGGCGCCTCCGGCGGGGGTGCTCCGGCGGATGTTCCGTCCAGCGAAGGCTGAGAAGGTCTTCCAGCGGGCATTTGGGGAGGCGACATTGAAGGACACGTTGAAGTCTGTTTTGATCACGTGCTACGACCTCTCCACTCGCGCGCCGTTCCTGTTCTCCCGCGCGGACGCTTTGGAAATCGACGGCTACGATTTCAAGATGAAAGACGTGTGCGTTGCCACGTCATCCGATCCGACGGTGGCCGGAGGCGTCGAACTGAGGTCAGTGGACCGCGGCACGAGGATCATGGCCGTCGATGGCCGGATCGCGATGAACAACCCGACAGCGGCCGCAATCACGCACGTGCTCAATAACAAGCAGGAGTTTCCTTTCTGTAACAGCGTGGGAGACCTCTTAGTGGTGTCTCTGGGCAACGGAGAGTCCGACTCGGGAGCCGGAAACTTGAGTTCCACGGCATCGGAGTTAGTTAGAATCGCCGGAGAAGGAGCTTCCGACATG GTTGATCAAGCAGTGTCAATGGCATTTGGAGAAAGTCGAGCTACTAATTATGTCAGAATTCAAGGGAATGCAATGCTGGGTAAAAGGCATAGTAATGGGCTGAAGGACAGTAAGCAGTTGGTGGGTATGACGGAGGAAATGCTGGAGCAGAAAAATGTGGAATCGGTGTTATTTTCCGGGAAAAAGTTGGTAGAAAAGACCAATTCTGAGAAGTTACAGTGGTTCGCCGCAGAGATAATGAAGGAgaaagagaggagaaaaaccaGCATTCTACCAACAGTGGTGTTGAAGCAGGCTTCACATTCTCCAAGAACTTCATCTGCCACTACTCTCTCATCAATGTcttccaattaa